The nucleotide sequence caagagagattctacgttggatctcaaggctgatattgttataggtgctaatgctggttcctaaataaacgaagtattttacaacctcgaaatcataactgtcaacagtgatgtgagtgcgccgattgtttgtttgatgacaggagatacttcATTTTGTCCTTGTTCCACACCAGACCCATTCACTTTGCTCTTTTAtcaagtttggagaaggcaggaCTAATAGCGCGGTCGTTAAGgccgatcctctccaacatcaggttaaagaagtcatacgacagcgagtcaccctttCTGAAAATTCGtatggtatcaaacggctcgaaaAGATCCTTCCCAATTCTAATGACGCTGCtgatattgagcaacgtcatcttgcacagCCATTTGCTACACTGCTTTCCGCTTAAGTCTGATCGTTTCGTTTAGACACTGGTACAGTTTTGCATTGCTGTATACGGTAAACCACATCATTAAACCTTTTAACCAgttgtacgtatgtacgtacCTTTCCAGAACGCTTGCAGTTCTGAAGAAGCCCCTTTCTTTCTTTGCGGGTTATAAAGAAGTACCAAATTATCTTCGCAGAATCCTTCGGAATTCACAGCACGGTCAAATCGATCCTTACTCTTGTTACTCATTAGATGGTGTAATTCATCCATGTCACCCTGCAGTGTTTCCCAATAGCTACCTTCGACCATTGCAGGAGCAGCACCTCTTCCGAACGCTAAATCCCCGTGAAGCCTTAAATCGCTTCCAAAGATGGTCCTTGCGGGCGATTAGCTAGTAGTTTAATATACCGCTGAGCAATAGGCCAACAGAAACATTTCGATGTGtttatcccaatttttttggtactTTCTAACTACATTTCACAAGTGTTCCTTCGGAGTGCGGTGGAATCTTTCTACCATTCCATCCGACACATATTCGCCTACATCGATGCCCTCTGCCTCCTTGTCCCAGCGTAGCCGTGTTTGTAACTCTGCAAGCCGTGCTGTTCCAACTCCTTCTTAAATTGCGGAGTCTTAAGTTCACTCAGCTTCGCCATTTTGACGATCCTGTTCTATGGGGCTTTATTCAACAGTTCTACTTCTGACaccaatctcacaaatcacaaaacTACCAAACCATTcactaaattttcacaaacacgtaatttttcttacttttgctTCTTTTGTTCGCGAGCTGACGTCAGATTGGTCAAAATCGTGAAAAATAcagtaactgttttttaatggcgccaccatAGATATTCAATTCGCCTTCATGTACATGTAAAGTGAAGtccctctgactctttagccagaatgggctctgaggccaacttccttggcccgGAGCCAGTTCTGCCACtaccttctgcagccatcaaagccacggttttTCTCGTGCGAATCAGTCTTGAGGACTTTGGCACTGATATGTTaaaaagcgaccaccttggctccttggcaccataaAAGTacattcacatatgcattaattatcaagaaatccacaaaatttatctacccgttcacatatggcagattacctacaAAATTGGCAATCAGCTGCCAATACTGTTGTGAGAGGTTCCTCTTCATAGAAactattttggtggaatatttcggtgtttttgatttgtttaattattattaacgatatgaagaaaagacaaggagaacaagtagctaatttaattgcgcaattggctgctaataataaaaacttggaggaaatccgtaaacgacgtttgaGAGGTTTCAAAAAACTATGGCagtacgcattcgaaattcaatattacattttctaataaGTAATTAGAAGACTTGcactttttttctgttatatgaatgacaatttttttagaattacgAATtttaaacctgttttctttgccagcatccattttatttggtttttactttgacgCTTTTCTTACactcgtaaaaataatgatctattacacagaaaacacagggttgtatgtcaaaaagtatgatTATTatctaagattattttataatctcagatttttatatgggaaatctcgctttttaattacggattaggagttaagcacgaaaagcagatcatctacttatatgtgaacgtattataagatcgactcaaatttcttcggaggtctagtagatttaaagaaaattaaaaagggaatccgagtgtaaTACAATGGACTTGATGTGTCTGAGTGCattacttgctagtctgtcccgacgaAAAATATCAATGTCACAATATTAACAAATCATtcactaaatatattttgttttgttttattatggtGACTGAAGTAAGACTTGTTCAAATCTCGAAAAATAAGATAGCGATTTTCGGAAGTCGCCacctttagtttttgttttgcttttaatgAATTCGCTTTGTTCTGTTAAATACGTGTTGATTCTGCAATTGCCAAACAAAACAGTGGGAAAAGTTCAGAAAAGTTATAATGGGCAACACCGCCTTCGGAGcaaatgaatgcgccttgaatTGACCGCTGTCAAAATCGAAGTTGGCGTTTGTTAAAATGGTAGTGTTCTTTTTGCGGTGTTGAATGGCATTGGTTTAACATCGGCAAGGGTGGTGCGCTTTTAACTTTCGTTTCCATCGTTTTGTCGTTGCCGCGgtcatattttctttgttttgtataatttttgcatattgaCGAGTGTGAGTTATTTTGCAACGAATGATAGAAATGGATGCTCAAAAGTTGACTGATTTGCTTCGTGCAACAATCGAGCCTAATCCTGAGCAACGTAAAGCAGCAGAGGACCAATTGGCACAAGTAAGTGTAGTTGAAAGATTTGAGGTTATTAAAGCAAGCGCTTTATCAAATCTAATTTTGTTTCCACTTTTTAAGCTAGAGCCCTGAGAGTAGTTGAATAGGTGGAAAATAAAAGGGTTTACCTCGACTCGAACCATGTGCTTGTCGTAATTGGCAAACTGTATTCTAATACTATGCCATAATAGTTTATATTTGTTAACACGTGTTTTAATTATTGATATGAGTTTTTGCTATAGTTATACATTGTGGTTATTTTAAAGTGATTATAGTTCATTGGGGaattaaaaattccaaagtTTGGTAGTCTTCTGGTCATTTTCTATCTCTTTGGATCTTTGATTTCCTGATCAGGGCGAATATTGAAAGGAAAAGGAGCATGACGTGCATTCGTTTGGTGTTGCCagattaatgtatgtaaatattcctTTGATTATAACTACACAATAGCCCAGATATGCGTACACTCAAGTGCATTGCATGACATTTGTTTAATGAGGCTTGTTTGTACACAATATCTCCATGAAACTAATTCTCGTAATTCAGTACTTGTGTTCGGGTTAAGATACGTCGGTTTGTAATTAGGCgtttgtccgagctcctcctatttgtggcgtgcgtcttgatgttgatccacataTGGAATGTTTGCTTTGTACAAAAAGCCcaacaaaaagggtgtatttCTCCGCTCACAAACACACTGCAGCAGTATGATTTgttgacgtcacttgggataaGACGGCGGTCTGTTAACAACAATACTGAGATTATTTTGCTGGTAtaagaaaaaagcaaagaagacattatttatgttacttcgttgccattTGAACAACGACGGATTGGAAGATCACAATCCTGCTGCCGAATCCTCTATGGTGTGGAGGCTAAAGTTACTGTCACAGTGATCgaaccttgtaatctatcatccttgggttACAAGGAATACAAACAAATGTGTCACtggtaaaatgttaaatatCGAACATGTATGAGAATAAATTGTGCGAAACGATATTTGTAATGCCACGCCCtgttatttgtttgtatttaattGCGTTCATTCTGTCCTATTTCCAGATTCACAAAATAATTGGATTTGTACCGACAATATTGCAAATTGTCATGCAAAGCAACGTTGACCAACCAGTACGTCAAGCAGGGGCTATCTATCTAAAAAATCTGGTCACAAACAGTTGGTCTGACCATGAGACTAAAGCGGGTGAGCCAATACCCTTCTCCATTCATGAACAGGATCGTGCTATGATACGTGGGTCAATTGTAGATGCAATTGTTCACGCTCCAGATATTATAAAGTTTGTTATAATTTACACATTTCTTCtagtatttattttctaaaccCCTTTTATCTTTAGAGTACAATTGGCAGTATGCGTAAATCACATTATTAGGAGTGATTTCCCTGGGCGTTGGCCGCAAGTTGTGGACAATATCAGCATTTATCTCCAAAATCCGGGTAAGagaaactaaaatttatatgtaaaaatattatattattatttacttcCTAGATGTAAATGGGTGGAATGGCGCTCTGCTTACTATGTACCAATTGGTAAAGACATATGAATACAAGCGTTCAGAGGAGCGTGTTCCCCTCAATGAAGCAATGAATCTTCTGCTTCCTATGATATACCAACTCATGATTAATTTAATGAATGATCAGTCCGAGCAGTCGATGTTGCtgcagaaacaaattttaaaaatctactACGCCTTAACTCAGTATACACTGCCATTGGATCTTATAACAAAAGAAACATTTTCGCAGTGGATGGAAATATGTCGCCAAGTTGCCGAAAGACCAATGCCGGACTGCTCACATATTGACGATGAAGAGAAACCAGAATTTCCATGGTGGAAAGTAAAGAAATGGGCCTTACATATAATAGTGCGTATGTTTGAACGGTATGTTTGTTGAATTCTTGAGCTTAATTTAGTtcattgcaaatattttccGAAATCTTCAGCTACGGCAGCCCAAGAAACGTGGTTAGTGAGAAGTATCAGAAGTTTGCAGAATGGTACCTTCCAACGTTTACATCTGGTATTTTGGATGTACTTTTAAAGATTCTGGACCAGTATCGAAATCACATTTATGTATCACCTCGAGTTCTCACTGATATTTTGGCTTACTTAAAAAATGCGTAAGTAATACATATAGAAATTGTGTGAACATTAGAATAAGTATCTTTGATTTACTCAATAGTGTAAGTCACGCATTTTCTTGGAAACTAATAAAACCTCACATGGTCGCTATAGTACAGGACGTAATATTTCCTATTATGTCTTTTACCGATGCTGACCAAGAGCTTTGGGAGACTGATCAGCATGAATACTTGAGATTAAAATTCGGTGGGTTTAAATTATACCTTAAAATTCTTTTCATATAATCAATATTTTACGTAGATATATTCGAGGACTACGCAACACCCGTTCCAGCAGCACAATCTCTGTTACATACTTGTTGTAAGAAACGGAAAGGAATTTTGCCAAAGGCTATGAATATAATAATGCAGGTATATTTGTTGTTTATTCATCACTTCTGATCTGCACGAGTTAATCTAGTGAATCACTTATACAATCGATGCAGCGAATAGAATTTaacatgtaaatttttattttaacagatCATAACCTCACCGAATGCggataataaacaaaaagacgGAGCGTTACATATGATTGGAACATTGGCAGATGTACTGTTGAAGAAGCGTATTTACCGTGACCAGGTTGAAACTATGTTAACCACATACGTTTTCCCTGAATTTCAAAACCCTGCTGGTCATATGCGTGCTCGGGCATGTTGGGTCCTCCACTATTTTTGCGATATTCAATTGAAGAACCCACAGGTGTTGGCAGAAATCATGCGTCTGAATATACACGCATTGCTCAATGACAAGGAGCTTCCAGTTAAGGTTGAAGCAGCCATTGGCTTGCAAATGTTCTTATCAACTAATGACGATGCCGCCCAATATGTGGAGAgccaaataaaagaaattacgaAAGAACTGCTAACCATTATTCGTGAAACTGAAAATGAGGACCTGACCAAtgttatgcaaaaaattatgtgtaCATTTACCACACAGCTTTTACCTGTGGCAATGGAAATTTGTCAGCATTTGGCTACAACTTTTAGCCAAGTTCTTGAATCAGAAGAAAATTCAGATGAGAAGGCCATTACAGCGATGGGTTTATTGAACACAATCGAAACCTTACTTAATGTTATGGAAGATCATCCCGATGTCTTGTTAAATCTACATCCAATTGTAATTAATGTAGTTGGTCATATATTCCAAAACAACATCACAGGTAAGCCATAATACATTATGTTCAAAAATAAGTTTGTTTGTTGAAATTAACGGAatgaaaatgattaaaattatgccccattaaagatttttatgaggagacaTTTTCGTTGGTGTTCGATCTCACTGCAAAAGCAATATCTCCAGAAATGTGGCAAATGATGGAATTGATATATCAGGTTTTCAAAAAAGATGGTGTGGAttattttatcgacataatgCCGGCGTTGCATAATTATGTAACTGTTGATACGCCAGCTTTTCTTTCCAACCCGAATCGACTTCTAGCTATGTTCGACATGTGCAAGACGGTAGGAAAATCATGTAAGATATCAGGCCCAAATTTTGGTTAATCTGTTTTCACTTCAGATGCTAACAAGCAACCCTGGTGAGGATCCTGAATGCCATGCTGCTAAACTGCTTGAAGTAATAATTTTGCAGTGCAAGGGCCAAATTGACTCTGTAATTCCGATGTTTGTAGAATTGGCTTTGTCACGTCTCACTCGAGAAGTGCAGTCATCCGAACTACGTACAATGTGTTTACAGGTAATTAATATGAAATAGATGTTTTTAAAGatggatatcaaattttgttttacaggTAGTAATAGCAGCGCTTTATTACAATCCACAACTTCTATTGACTATCTTGGAAAAAATGTCTCAGCCAAATAATGAATCCATTTCATCACATTTTATTAAGCAGTGGCTTCATGATACTGATTGTTTCTTAGGGTAAGTAAGGCATTGGAGGGGAAACTTTAATCCT is from Anastrepha ludens isolate Willacy chromosome 4, idAnaLude1.1, whole genome shotgun sequence and encodes:
- the LOC128860019 gene encoding importin-7, whose amino-acid sequence is MIEMDAQKLTDLLRATIEPNPEQRKAAEDQLAQIHKIIGFVPTILQIVMQSNVDQPVRQAGAIYLKNLVTNSWSDHETKAGEPIPFSIHEQDRAMIRGSIVDAIVHAPDIIKVQLAVCVNHIIRSDFPGRWPQVVDNISIYLQNPDVNGWNGALLTMYQLVKTYEYKRSEERVPLNEAMNLLLPMIYQLMINLMNDQSEQSMLLQKQILKIYYALTQYTLPLDLITKETFSQWMEICRQVAERPMPDCSHIDDEEKPEFPWWKVKKWALHIIVRMFERYGSPRNVVSEKYQKFAEWYLPTFTSGILDVLLKILDQYRNHIYVSPRVLTDILAYLKNAVSHAFSWKLIKPHMVAIVQDVIFPIMSFTDADQELWETDQHEYLRLKFDIFEDYATPVPAAQSLLHTCCKKRKGILPKAMNIIMQIITSPNADNKQKDGALHMIGTLADVLLKKRIYRDQVETMLTTYVFPEFQNPAGHMRARACWVLHYFCDIQLKNPQVLAEIMRLNIHALLNDKELPVKVEAAIGLQMFLSTNDDAAQYVESQIKEITKELLTIIRETENEDLTNVMQKIMCTFTTQLLPVAMEICQHLATTFSQVLESEENSDEKAITAMGLLNTIETLLNVMEDHPDVLLNLHPIVINVVGHIFQNNITDFYEETFSLVFDLTAKAISPEMWQMMELIYQVFKKDGVDYFIDIMPALHNYVTVDTPAFLSNPNRLLAMFDMCKTMLTSNPGEDPECHAAKLLEVIILQCKGQIDSVIPMFVELALSRLTREVQSSELRTMCLQVVIAALYYNPQLLLTILEKMSQPNNESISSHFIKQWLHDTDCFLGIHDRKLCVLGLCTLISLGDAKPPVLSEVAGKILPNLILLFDGLKRAYESRAQEEDEEEEEEDEDDCEEALSSDEDEIDEFASNYLEQIAEMSKTKSAEAGFEMKAEIKDDEDSDDEEEESVDDLNETALEGFTTPIDEEEDETAIDEYVTFKQVFSALSAQDQAWYSLLTSGLTTEQTKALQEIVVTADQRKAAKESKLIEKRGGFAFPQQTVPTSFKFGS